The following proteins are encoded in a genomic region of Candidatus Binatia bacterium:
- a CDS encoding glycosyltransferase family 2 protein, producing the protein MKTLSIVIPVYYNEESLRPLFDALMRVEAALRDREVCLQVIFVDDGSQDGSLRELLKIAAGSDIVKVVKHSRNFGSMMALKTGFQFVEGDCFTILTADLEDPPDLVIQMVDEWLAGAKYVICARAEREGSWSSRLSASIFHKLVQLFVMSDYPRGGFDVMLMDRALLPYLLQSGKNINVAVFAHYLGFEPSVIHYKREAREYGVSRWTFRKRLKLFVDSLLGFSMVPLRLISLVGLGVATLAFLYGILVIVLALNGNPEFEANRGFATLAAITSFLLGLVIVMLGIIGEYIWRIFDEVNHRPEAVIDEIY; encoded by the coding sequence ATGAAAACGCTCTCGATCGTCATCCCGGTGTACTACAATGAAGAGTCCCTCCGCCCGCTCTTCGATGCCCTGATGCGCGTCGAAGCGGCGCTGCGGGATCGAGAAGTTTGCCTCCAGGTGATCTTCGTCGATGACGGCTCGCAAGACGGCTCTCTGCGCGAGTTGCTCAAGATCGCTGCCGGCAGCGACATCGTCAAGGTGGTGAAGCACAGCCGGAACTTCGGCTCGATGATGGCACTCAAGACAGGCTTCCAGTTCGTCGAGGGGGACTGCTTCACGATTCTGACGGCGGACCTCGAAGATCCGCCGGACCTCGTGATCCAGATGGTGGACGAGTGGCTGGCCGGCGCAAAGTACGTCATCTGTGCGCGCGCCGAGCGCGAGGGGTCGTGGAGTTCGAGGCTCTCAGCGTCCATATTCCACAAGCTCGTTCAGCTGTTCGTGATGAGCGACTACCCGCGCGGCGGCTTCGACGTGATGCTCATGGACCGCGCACTCCTCCCCTACCTGCTGCAGTCCGGCAAGAACATCAACGTCGCGGTCTTCGCCCACTATTTGGGCTTCGAGCCCTCGGTGATCCATTACAAACGTGAGGCCCGCGAGTACGGCGTCTCTCGCTGGACGTTCCGCAAGCGGCTCAAGCTCTTCGTCGACTCCCTTCTCGGCTTCTCGATGGTACCCCTGCGACTGATCTCGCTCGTCGGGCTCGGCGTGGCGACCCTGGCTTTTCTCTATGGCATCCTCGTGATCGTGCTGGCGCTCAATGGGAACCCAGAATTCGAAGCGAATCGGGGATTCGCGACCTTGGCCGCGATTACCTCCTTCCTCCTTGGACTGGTCATCGTCATGCTCGGCATCATCGGCGAGTACATCTGGCGCATCTTCGACGAGGTGAACCATCGCCCAGAGGCGGTGATTGATGAGATCTACTGA